The Pochonia chlamydosporia 170 chromosome 1, whole genome shotgun sequence genome window below encodes:
- a CDS encoding cytochrome P450 (similar to Glarea lozoyensis ATCC 20868 XP_008077635.1): protein MANWPITTIALTVTLLLVFQFSIRLYRQRRFFKDLPGPPHSFIWGHLPIMGSISALFPPNNHPQAYLTELSRRYNLPSLYYLDLWPIAPSQVVLSDPSLLEQVTVAKPLPQHQLSDDFLAPITGRNTIATANGAIWKDLHRAMVPAFSWSHIRSLTGVVVQECQLFREALDNLSNTGEVFSMEELGSKLTFDVIARVVFNVRLYAQTTGSVWLRDLREMIRLADGATDISVQFNPVARVRLWWKRRQVLGRLDPSIRAQVRERFALLKSEGVVPRKNDPDSILDLMLREKVASGLGLALHKSELSAEDEAMLVTNIKALLIGGQGTTTDSLCFIYMLLSKHPNVVQTLREEHTSLLQTHPLTISTLLTSPEKLQSLPYTEAVIKEALRLFPVGFGVRGASTGATLPFQGRDLPIDNDLGIVLNGHDVHYNEEYFPDPTAFKPERWLGDIPKSYFRTFGRGLRACLGQNLAVNELKIILVMTVRDFVFECVVEANERARCAHTDLDLVFGDAVFQELGLEAKPRGGMKMRVRRVGEGGV, encoded by the exons ATGGCCAACTGGCCCATAACGACAATCGCATTAACCGTGactctcctcctcgtcttccaaTTCTCCATCCGTCTATATCGACAGCGCCGCTTCTTCAAAGACCTG CCTGGCCCTCCTCACTCCTTCATATGGGGCCACCTCCCCATCATGGGCAGCATATCCGCCCTCTTCCCCCCCAACAACCACCCGCAAGCCTACCTCACCGAACTCTCACGCAGATACAACCTCCCCTCCCTCTACTACCTGGACCTGTGGCCCATCGCGCCCTCGCAAGTCGTCCTCTCTGACCCTTCCCTCCTCGAACAAGTCACCGTGGCGAAACCCCTCCCGCAGCACCAACTCAGCGACGACTTCCTCGCCCCCATCACGGGCcgcaacaccatcgccacggccaacgGCGCCATATGGAAAGACCTCCACCGCGCCATGGTCCCGGCCTTTTCGTGGTCCCACATCCGGAGCCTGACGGGCGTCGTCGTCCAAGAATGTCAACTATTTCGGGAAGCGCTCGATAATCTGTCAAACACGGGGGAGGTCTTCTCCATGGAGGAGTTAGGTTCCAAGCTGACGTTTGATGTGATTGCCCGTGTGGTGTTTAATGTGCGGCTGTATGCGCAGACGACGGGGAGTGTGTGGCTCCGCGATCTGCGTGAGATGATAAGACTGGCGGATGGGGCTACAGATATCTCTGTGCAGTTTAATCCCGTGGCGAGGGTGCGGTTGTGGTGGAAGAGGAGACAGGTGCTGGGACGGTTGGATCCCAGTATAAGGGCGCAGGTAAGGGAGCGGTTTGCGCTGTTGAAGAGCGAGGGCGTCGTGCCGAGGAAGAACGACCCGGATAGTATtttggatttgatgctgcGTGAGAAAGTGGCCAGTGGGCTGGGGCTGGCGCTACATAAGAGTGAGCTGTCtgcagaagatgaagccatgCTAGTAACAAA TATCAAGGCGCTTCTCATCGGCGGCCAAGGCACAACAACAGACAGCCTATGC TTCATATACATGCTCCTCTCGAAACACCCCAACGTCGTCCAAACCCTCCGCGAAGAACACACCTCCCTCCTGCAAACCCACCccctcaccatctccacGCTCCTCACATCCCCCGAAAAGCTCCAATCCCTCCCCTACACCGAAGCCGTCATCAAAGAAGCTCTGCGCCTCTTCCCCGTCGGTTTCGGCGTCCGCGGCGCCTCTACCGGCGCAACACTCCCCTTCCAGGGCCGCGACCTCCCCATCGACAATGACCTGGGCATCGTGCTCAACGGCCACGACGTGCACTACAACGAGGAGTACTTCCCCGATCCTACGGCGTTTAAGCCCGAGCGCTGGCTGGGGGACATACCGAAGTCGTATTTCCGCACGTTTGGGAGGGGACTGCGTGCGTGTTTGGGCCAGAATCTCGCGGTGAATGAGCTCAAGATTATTTTGGTCATGACGGTACGGGACTTTGTGTTTGAGTGTGTGGTTGAGGCGAATGAGAGGGCGAGGTGTGCGCATACGGATCTGGATCTTGTGTTTGGGGATGCTGTTTTTCAGGAGTTGGGGTTGGAGGCGAAGCCTAGGGGGGGGATGAAGATGcgggtgaggagggtgggCGAGGGGGGTGTGtag
- a CDS encoding transcription initiation factor TFIID subunit 13 (similar to Metarhizium acridum CQMa 102 XP_007813572.1): MEPRARAGKNVGKMNFSHNELAQLLYAHGDVKNPLPETIRVLDEILTDFMQSIAFEATRAAHYSGRQKIKYEDFEFAFRKNPAFLGKVQEVFEKQREIKKAREILRDGEDEIMKDAADEEKRREKDGKGGGSGSKEEELGEADDDAEAEMDALGKKR, encoded by the exons aTGGAACCACGAGCACGCGCCGGCAAAAATGTCGGCAAGATGAACTTTTCCCACAACGAGC TCGCTCAACTCCTCTACGCACACGGCGACGTGAAGAACCCCCTCCCCGAAACGATCCGCGTCCTGGACGAAATCCTCACAGACTTCATGCAATCCATCGCCTTTGAAGCCACCCGCGCGGCGCACTACTCGGGCCGCCAGAAGATCAAGTACGAGGACTTTGAGTTTGCGTTTCGCAAGAACCCTGCATTTTTGGGGAAGGTGCaggaggtgtttgagaaGCAGAGGGAGATTAAGAAGGCGCGTGAGATTCTGAGGGATGGGGAGGACGAGATCATGAAGGATGCGGCggatgaggagaagaggagggagaaggaTGGGAAGGGTGGTGGGAGTGGGAGtaaggaggaggagttgggGGAggcggatgatgatgcggagGCGGAGATGGATGCtttggggaagaagaggtGA
- a CDS encoding T-complex 11 (similar to Cordyceps militaris CM01 XP_006669789.1): MVPEQDTGGPVERSRRNLSTSAPRPNSESEQIQDTDVQMQQAPQDEAQSPSKTQSSSQESPRRCDPALRSSTPAATALSRNPSSNSTSTTPTPEPVVTRHSTRSSHQQHLPVEPPVTKSTLSELDVSKIIHNPKLRHDINFDPELHFRPNLDGEKGRKKQERANQFWRTLKEELTQFITDRPGFYAKHGESDDWTLPLLLKAVKEIIQTLVPQRDRQYLDEGLNIELLMQQFHKGVADLEKLALWLSQVLKSHCAPMRDDWVDTMYSQLSVGNRDSDLDQLVTGMRSLLSVLEAMKLDVANHQIRCLRPVLIEDTTHFEQKFFLKKIQSRKVDISGAREWYRDADQSYSASLGNTTHSFGEMGVFFEALSRLVLPSSGEKRVPSTFLFDEERIVKLRSDMVDAINLDICMRMYEDLERVARYSSKMLGRNSLPLDEDTFNASTTPSSEFNFNTPLANSRPSSLVLSNSSSASSSPRSSLIIPSYVAPENCESRTKAKNVYNSLVALLQSAPASSRQSSRWQTMASAMALQIFRFTNAPSELLSTFEEKLTDNVCRVDSQIYREVEQAFHSRLMTALAGRVREFKALSGVSLFTVATGGRLPNGSSLLQCRDSDSSLRDGQDEGGLEDMATRLAHLGVLHWRVWAQLAYLGELEDMTVDTPGQV; the protein is encoded by the coding sequence ATGGTACCGGAACAAGATACTGGTGGTCCTGTGGAGAGGTCACGCCGAAACCTCTCTACATCAGCCCCTAGGCCAAATAGTGAATCTGAGCAAATACAAGACACCGATGTTCAGATGCAACAAGCGCCACAAGACGAGGCCCAAAGCCCAAGCAAGACTCAGTCATCATCACAGGAGTCGCCACGGCGGTGTGACCCAGCCTTACGCTCCTCGACGCCTGCAGCCACGGCTCTGTCAAGGAACCCCTCCAGCAActcaacatcgacaacaccaacaccagagcCAGTAGTGACACGCCATTCAACGCGGAGCTCTCACCAACAGCACCTCCCAGTTGAACCGCCAGTTACTAAATCCACTCTGAGTGAGTTGGATGTGTCAAAAATAATACACAATCCCAAACTGCGGCATGATATCAACTTCGACCCGGAGCTACATTTCAGACCAAACTTGGATGGAGAAAAGGGCCGGAAGAAGCAGGAAAGGGCCAATCAATTTTGGCGAACCTTGAAAGAGGAATTAACTCAGTTCATCACCGACAGGCCTGGCTTCTATGCTAAACATGGGGAGTCTGACGACTGGACACTCCCCCTGCTACTCAAGGCGGTCAAGGAAATCATTCAGACACTGGTCCCGCAACGTGACCGTCAATATCTAGACGAGGGGCTCAATATCGAGCTCCTGATGCAGCAGTTCCACAAAGGCGTTGCGGATTTGGAAAAGTTGGCTCTCTGGCTTTCGCAGGTTCTCAAGTCTCACTGCGCACCAATGCGAGACGATTGGGTTGATACGATGTACTCGCAACTTAGCGTTGGCAACCGAGACTCCGATCTGGATCAACTCGTCACGGGAATGCGCAGCTTGCTCAGTGTGCTGGAGGCCATGAAACTGGATGTGGCCAACCATCAAATTCGGTGCCTGCGGCCAGTGCTGATTGAGGACACGACGCACTTTGAACAGAAGTTCTTCCTCAAGAAGATTCAATCCCGGAAGGTGGATATTAGCGGAGCGCGGGAATGGTATCGAGACGCTGATCAAAGCTACTCTGCCAGCCTCGGCAACACGACGCATAGTTTTGGCGAGATGGGCGTGTTCTTTGAGGCGCTATCCCGATTGGTCCTACCGTCATCCGGAGAGAAGAGGGTACCCAGCACTTTCTTGTTTGACGAGGAACGGATCGTCAAGTTGCGATCTGACATGGTTGACGCTATCAACTTGGATATTTGCATGCGCATGTACGAGGACCTTGAGAGGGTGGCACGCTACAGCTCCAAAATGCTTGGTCGCAATAGCCTGCCTCTTGATGAGGATACCTTTAATGCCTCAACAACACCGAGTTCAGAGTTTAACTTTAACACGCCTTTGGCGAACTCAAGGCCATCTAGCCTTGTCCTCAGCAATTCTAGCTcggcatcatcttccccTCGCTCGTCTCTTATCATACCGTCGTATGTAGCGCCCGAGAATTGCGAATCAAGAACCAAGGCAAAGAATGTGTACAACTCGCTGGTTGCACTCTTACAGTCCGCGCCTGCTTCATCCAGACAGTCTAGCCGTTGGCAAACAATGgcttctgccatggctcTTCAAATTTTCCGGTTCACCAATGCTCCGTCAGAGCTTCTGTCTACCTTTGAGGAAAAGCTGACCGACAATGTGTGCCGAGTCGATTCGCAAATCTACAGAGAGGTCGAGCAGGCCTTCCACAGCAGGCTAATGACGGCACTGGCGGGCCGAGTGCGCGAATTCAAGGCCCTCTCTGGTGTTTCGCTCTTTACTGTTGCTACTGGTGGACGACTGCCCAATGGCAGCAGtctgcttcaatgtcgagACTCGGATTCATCCTTGCGTGATGGACAAGACGAGGGAGGACTGGAAGACATGGCGACTCGCCTGGCTCATCTCGGTGTTTTGCATTGGCGCGTGTGGGCCCAGCTGGCATATCTCGGCGAACTCGAGGACATGACTGTGGACACTCCTGGACAAGTCTGA
- a CDS encoding signal recognition particle protein Sec65 (similar to Metarhizium acridum CQMa 102 XP_007813574.1) — MSHPRVEEVSDSDPDVASDPEEGDIDDFMDSDILRRIPEPQSQPQARSAPSVPSANILNPAANLPNQTLAHDADRSAYSSFQCLYPIYFDASRTLSQGRRVPSSLAVRNPLAREIANACSRLRLPTLLEPEKTHPKDWANPGRVKVGLKKTPNNPSGIKSKHHLYILIAKHLQENPTTENSAGLRVRMGGQVQPPEGKPYPKPAVPRGWKMGEYLPYLSPAMTGGGVSENLFKDMMKEMQSGGDPMSALMAGAAGQGDEGSAGGNGGKKKKDKKGKGRA, encoded by the coding sequence ATGTCTCACCCGCGAGTCGAAGAAGTCTCCGACAGCGACCCCGACGTCGCCTCCGACCCGGAAGAAGGCGACATCGACGACTTTATGGACTCAGACATCCTACGACGCATCCCCGAGCCACAATCCCAACCGCAAGCCAGATCCGCACCCTCAGTCCCCTccgccaacatcctcaaTCCCGCCGCCAACCTCCCCAACCAAACGCTCGCCCACGACGCCGACCGCTCCGCCTACTCCTCCTTCCAGTGCCTGTACCCCATCTACTTTGACGCGAGCCGCACCCTCTCCCAGGGCCGGCGCGTGCCGTCCTCCCTCGCCGTGCGCAACCCGCTCGCGCGCGAGATCGCAAACGCCTGCTCCCGCCTGCGTCTCCCCACGCTTCTCGAGCCGGAGAAGACGCACCCCAAGGACTGGGCGAATCCGGGCCGCGTAAAGGTCGGGCTGAAGAAGACGCCCAACAACCCCTCGGGCATCAAGAGCAAGCACCACCTGTACATCCTGATCGCGAAGCACTTGCAGGAGAATCCGACGACGGAGAACTCAGCGGGGCTGAGGGTCCGGATGGGCGGGCAGGTGCAGCCGCCGGAGGGGAAGCCGTATCCTAAACCTGCGGTGCCGAGGGGGTGGAAGATGGGCGAGTATTTGCCGTATTTGAGTCCCGCGATGACGGGGGGCGGCGTGTCGGAGAATTTGTTCAAGGAtatgatgaaggagatgcagAGCGGGGGGGATCCCATGTCTGCGTTGATGGCGGGTGCTGCTGGACAAGGGGATGAGGGGAGTGCGGGCGGCAATGgggggaagaagaagaaggataagaaggggaaggggaggGCATGA
- a CDS encoding amidase family protein (similar to Cordyceps militaris CM01 XP_006668843.1), whose protein sequence is MAISINLLTATASELQAKLASNSVTSRQLVRLYLDQIVQYNGYLKAVIAVAPDELLDEAAAKLDEERTNGRVRGPLHGIPILVKDNIATSPDMGLPTTCGSLALVGSNPRKNAWIIERLIAAGAIILGKANLSEWSWYRSNFADSGWSAVGGQTQSAYVRGGFHHGVDSTGGHSNPGGSSSGSAVAVSAGMAPFSIGTETMGSLIMPSDRAALYTIKPTLKIVPQDGIIPVTLEADSAGPMTKSVLDLANLLDVLVDSSQSTVPDGGYKSAVTGSWRDIRIGYLEPKQWFFPRKNLKDQKDATDQMLRDWKSAYGKLKSVVKVMKPVKLLSVDEASEGGKMDIWDAFHTTFKGLLEDYLQNIDNCQVRTLEDLIEFNKEHASKELPPSANNQAGLIRALHATMEPEQYRKLIASARDRCGKRGIDKVLEENGVDIILGPGDGPLYIIAGTAGYPVASLPLGYLDFNGRAFGMQITTRAHQEALLIRAQSAWEATFPQRQPPRLDEIIQSRSSTIPGMA, encoded by the exons atggcaatcAGCATCAACCTGCTCACTGCGACAGCCTCAGAGCTCCAAGCTAAGCTTGCCAGCAACTCCGTCACCAGTCGGCAGCTCGTCAGACTCTACCTGGACCAGATAGTCCAGTACAATGGATACCTGAAAGCTGTTATTGCGGTGGCGCCGGACGAACTTCTTGACGAAGCGGCGGCaaagttggatgaagagcgTACTAATGGCCGCGTCCGCGGCCCGCTTCATGGCATTCCAATCCTCGTCAAG GATAATATCGCCACGTCTCCGGATATGGGACTGCCAACTACTTGTGGCAGCCTCGCCCTTGTAGGCTCAAATCCAAGGAAGAATGCTTGGATCATTGAACGG CTTATAGCCGCCGGCGCCATAATTCTTGGCAAGGCAAACTTATCT GAGTGGTCTTGGTACCG GTCCAATTTTGCCGATTCGGGGTGGTCTGCTGTTGGGGGACAGACACAATCCGCATATGTTCGAGGCGGCTTCCACCATGGCGTCGACAGTACCGGTGGCCACAGC AACCCTGGTGGCTCTTCATCCGGTTCTGCTGTTGCAGTGAGCGCTGGAATGGCGCCATTTTCCATCGGTACTGAAACCATGGGCTCGCTCATTATGCCGAGCGACAGAGCTGCGCTTTATACCATCAAACCCACACTTAAGATCGTCCCACAGGATGGTATTATCCCCGTGACGCTCGAGGCAGATTCGGCTGGCCCTATGACCAAATCTGTGCTCGATCTGGCCAATCTTCTGGATGTGCTTGTGGACTCGAGCCAGTCGACTGTGCCGGATGGTGGTTATAAGAGCGCAGTGACTGGGTCTTGGAGAGATATCCGAATCGGCTACTTGGAACCCAAACAGTGGTTTTTTCCGAGGAAGAACCTGAAGGACCAGAAGGATGCTACGGATCAAATG CTGCGGGACTGGAAGTCAGCCTACGGGAAACTCAAGTCTGTTGTAAAAGTGATGAAGCCAGTGAAACTTCTGTCAGTGGATGAGGCTTCAGAGGGCGGAAAGATGGATATCTGGGATGCTTTTC ATACAACTTTCAAGGGTCTCCTGGAGGACTATCTTCAGAACATTGACAACTGCCAGGTCCGAACACTCGAAGACCTAATCGAGTTCAACAAAGAGCATGCGTCAAAGGAACTCCCTCCAA GTGCGAACAACCAAGCCGGTCTCATCAGAGCCCTCCACGCAACCATGGAGCCGGAGCAATATCGCAAGCTCATAGCCTCCGCTCGCGATCGTTGTGGCAAGAGAGGCATTGACAAGGTCCTCGAAGAGAATGGCGTTGATATTATTCTTGGGCCTGGCGATGGGCCATTGTACATTATTGCCGGTACAGCAG GATACCCGGTCGCGTCGTTACCTCTCGGTTATTTGGATTTCAATGGAAGGGCATTCGGGATGCAGATCACGACGAGAGCACACCAGGAAGCACTTCTGATTCGGGCCCAAAGCGCATGGGAAGCTACCTTTCCGCAGCGTCAGCCGCCAAGGTTAGATGAGATAATTCAATCTCGTAGCTCGACGATACCGGGCATGGCCTAA